From one Acidobacteriota bacterium genomic stretch:
- a CDS encoding penicillin acylase family protein: MKVKNPFIALFISLLTIPAFGQTVAVRADATLLVDGIQSKVTVRRDERAIPYIEATNDADLYFAQGFVTASDRLWQMDFLRRVARGELAEIFGKQVLEEDKRWRRYGFAKIAEESMSTLDPGLKKALEDYSRGVNAYIATLADDKLPIEFKILQYRPREWKPTDTVAVGKILADALSSTWRQDLIRASLQSLPQEKFSDLTNQITPQDVVLYGKDSGGRAVYTQQTTSPVAVASALKLAEREDELRRSSLQRVGLYAEDLAASNNWVISGKRTLDGKALLANDPHLQPAAPGIWYLSHLSTPAMRASGVTFPGVPGIVLGHNESIAWGATNVGPDVQDLYREEFNGEGKYKTEKGFVAPNVRREEIRVRTNPFKPETETEVYEVLETRNGVVITDEVGQKFALKWTARDPKNQEFEAFFRLNRAKNWKDFQASLRTYGGAMQNFVYADVAGNIGWYAAGRVPIRRTGTGALPYDGSTGAGDWVGYVPFEELPNLYNPPEGFIVTANQRIVGSSYKYFDLLARDAANPWRARRIYDLLKANTKVSMNDVRDVQHDVFSIPFSYLAREIVDRAAASPETMAVLRGWDGRTVADSKAAVLVNEIRNCVASKIADDNKPVPSFLVRERLLYWVLKENSARWLPKQFAGYDGLLKACDSESRTALAKRLGADDSKWRWGDVFTANFQHPLAVAPLIGGQFALRFNNVNGSGQTPNVGSYVSMRQIASPGNWDATRHVIPLGESGDPASPHWKDQFEAWRTGTPMIFPFTPNAVNAAAKSVTVLMKK, translated from the coding sequence ATGAAAGTCAAAAATCCTTTTATCGCCCTTTTCATCTCGTTGCTTACCATCCCTGCGTTTGGCCAGACCGTCGCCGTCCGGGCCGATGCAACGCTCTTGGTTGACGGCATTCAAAGCAAGGTCACCGTTCGTCGCGACGAACGTGCGATCCCTTATATCGAGGCAACGAATGATGCCGATCTTTATTTCGCGCAGGGCTTTGTGACCGCGTCGGACCGCTTGTGGCAAATGGATTTTCTGCGCCGCGTCGCCCGCGGCGAACTCGCGGAGATCTTTGGCAAACAGGTGCTGGAGGAAGACAAACGCTGGAGGCGTTACGGTTTTGCGAAGATCGCCGAAGAAAGTATGTCGACGCTTGATCCGGGTTTGAAAAAGGCGCTTGAAGATTACTCGCGCGGGGTGAACGCATACATTGCGACGCTTGCCGACGATAAACTCCCGATCGAGTTCAAAATTCTGCAGTATCGGCCGCGTGAATGGAAACCGACCGACACCGTTGCCGTCGGCAAGATCCTTGCCGACGCGCTGAGCTCGACCTGGCGTCAGGATCTGATCCGCGCGTCGCTTCAGTCACTACCGCAAGAGAAGTTCAGCGACCTGACGAATCAGATCACGCCGCAGGACGTCGTTCTGTACGGCAAGGATTCAGGCGGTCGCGCCGTTTACACGCAACAAACGACTTCGCCGGTGGCCGTCGCATCTGCTCTGAAGCTCGCGGAACGCGAAGACGAACTGCGAAGGTCTTCGCTCCAGCGCGTCGGGCTTTACGCCGAAGATCTGGCGGCAAGCAACAACTGGGTCATCTCGGGCAAACGCACGCTCGACGGCAAGGCGCTGCTCGCGAACGATCCGCATCTTCAGCCGGCGGCGCCGGGAATCTGGTATCTCTCGCATCTGTCGACGCCGGCAATGCGCGCGTCCGGAGTGACTTTCCCGGGCGTTCCGGGAATCGTTCTCGGGCACAACGAGTCGATCGCGTGGGGCGCGACCAACGTCGGTCCGGATGTTCAGGATCTTTATCGCGAGGAGTTTAACGGCGAAGGCAAGTACAAGACGGAAAAGGGTTTCGTCGCGCCGAACGTCAGAAGGGAAGAGATCAGGGTTCGAACGAACCCTTTCAAGCCGGAGACCGAAACCGAAGTTTACGAGGTCCTTGAAACTCGAAACGGGGTCGTCATTACCGACGAGGTCGGTCAGAAATTCGCGCTCAAATGGACCGCGCGAGATCCGAAGAATCAGGAATTCGAAGCCTTCTTTCGCCTCAATCGGGCGAAAAACTGGAAAGACTTTCAGGCATCGCTCAGAACTTACGGCGGCGCGATGCAGAACTTCGTATATGCGGACGTCGCCGGAAACATCGGCTGGTACGCCGCCGGGCGCGTTCCGATCCGGCGCACCGGAACCGGAGCCTTGCCATACGACGGATCGACCGGCGCCGGCGATTGGGTCGGCTACGTGCCGTTTGAAGAACTGCCGAATCTCTACAACCCGCCCGAAGGTTTCATTGTCACCGCCAATCAGCGGATCGTCGGAAGCTCATACAAATATTTCGACTTGCTTGCGCGCGATGCTGCAAATCCTTGGCGGGCGCGCCGGATCTACGATTTGTTGAAGGCGAATACGAAGGTATCAATGAACGACGTCCGCGATGTTCAGCATGACGTTTTCAGCATTCCGTTTTCCTATCTCGCGCGCGAGATCGTCGATCGCGCGGCAGCCTCGCCGGAGACTATGGCGGTGCTTCGCGGTTGGGACGGCCGAACCGTTGCTGACTCAAAGGCGGCGGTGCTCGTCAACGAGATCAGGAATTGCGTCGCGTCGAAGATTGCCGACGACAACAAACCGGTTCCGTCTTTCCTCGTGCGCGAACGCCTTCTTTACTGGGTCTTGAAGGAAAACTCCGCCCGTTGGCTGCCAAAGCAGTTTGCAGGCTACGACGGACTTTTGAAGGCGTGTGATTCGGAATCAAGAACGGCGCTGGCAAAACGTCTCGGCGCCGATGACTCGAAATGGCGTTGGGGCGATGTTTTTACCGCGAATTTCCAGCATCCGCTGGCAGTTGCTCCGCTCATCGGCGGTCAGTTCGCTTTGCGTTTCAATAACGTCAACGGCAGCGGCCAGACACCGAACGTCGGTTCGTACGTTTCGATGCGGCAGATCGCCAGCCCCGGGAATTGGGACGCGACGCGGCACGTCATACCCCTCGGAGAATCCGGCGATCCGGCGAGTCCGCATTGGAAGGACCAGTTCGAAGCGTGGCGGACGGGAACCCCGATGATCTTTCCTTTCACTCCCAACGCGGTCAACGCGGCGGCCAAAAGCGTCACGGTGCTGATGAAGAAGTGA
- a CDS encoding cysteine-rich CWC family protein has protein sequence METSETKVCERCGREFFCGALSGNCRCFEIQLSAETLSDLRRSFSSCLCFDCLTEFSRPREETVYEQRETT, from the coding sequence GTGGAGACATCGGAAACAAAGGTTTGCGAACGTTGCGGCCGGGAATTTTTCTGCGGCGCGCTGTCGGGAAATTGCCGGTGTTTCGAAATTCAACTTAGCGCGGAAACCCTTTCAGACCTGAGGCGGAGTTTTTCGAGTTGTTTGTGCTTTGATTGTCTGACTGAGTTTTCCCGCCCGCGGGAGGAAACGGTTTATGAGCAACGAGAAACAACTTGA
- a CDS encoding HlyC/CorC family transporter: MEIEIAVAVFILFAIVFLATVDMAFSQLSDVSLRRLLADLEETPRRKTFEFLQQILENRPRFRFALSATIQILLILFSVLVTIIVLRFFQSHAELLGYSILIGLTLSVLFRQVIPWLLTWKDPEKKLLLLLPFVRPLYEIVPFIADPVEPSFRGKIQTSLENTLSPNGPTDAEREDAADDFQALMEVGEAEGIIEESERELIETMVEFSETRAGEIMTPRTEICALPFGATVRQARDLINEEKYSRMPVYRDSIDNIEGVIYVRDLMQAWADGKENESIAAYLRSAYFVPETKSAADLLKAMQSNHVQIAVVVDEYGGVAGLVTLEDIIEEIVGEIEDEDIEEEEIVEIIEADDGYFDVPASVEIGKIEKIFDIEIDDDEVTTIAGLVISEAGYVPRIGERIELHGLEVEILGADEKRLLQLRIRKITESDESDSENV; encoded by the coding sequence ATGGAAATCGAAATTGCCGTCGCGGTCTTCATTCTCTTCGCAATCGTCTTCCTGGCGACCGTAGATATGGCGTTTTCTCAGCTTTCTGACGTCAGTCTCCGACGATTGCTGGCGGATCTCGAAGAGACGCCGCGCAGAAAGACTTTCGAGTTTCTTCAGCAGATTCTTGAGAACCGCCCTCGATTCCGTTTCGCCCTGTCGGCGACGATCCAGATCCTGCTGATTCTCTTCTCGGTGCTCGTAACCATCATCGTTCTCAGGTTCTTTCAAAGTCACGCCGAATTGCTCGGTTATTCGATTCTCATCGGTCTGACGCTTTCCGTCCTTTTCCGGCAGGTGATCCCGTGGTTGCTGACCTGGAAGGATCCCGAGAAAAAGCTTCTCCTGTTGCTTCCGTTCGTGCGTCCGCTTTACGAAATAGTGCCGTTCATCGCCGATCCGGTCGAGCCTTCGTTCCGCGGCAAGATCCAGACGTCGCTTGAGAACACGCTGTCGCCGAACGGACCGACAGACGCCGAACGAGAAGACGCCGCCGACGATTTTCAGGCGCTGATGGAAGTCGGCGAGGCCGAAGGAATTATCGAAGAGAGCGAGCGCGAACTCATAGAAACGATGGTCGAGTTCTCCGAAACGCGCGCCGGAGAGATTATGACGCCGCGGACCGAGATCTGCGCGCTGCCGTTCGGAGCCACCGTCCGCCAGGCCCGTGACTTGATAAACGAGGAGAAATACTCCCGAATGCCGGTCTATCGGGATTCGATCGACAATATCGAAGGCGTGATCTATGTCAGGGATCTGATGCAGGCGTGGGCGGACGGCAAGGAAAACGAATCGATCGCCGCCTATTTGCGTTCGGCGTACTTCGTTCCCGAGACCAAATCAGCTGCCGATCTTCTGAAAGCGATGCAGAGCAATCACGTTCAGATCGCCGTTGTTGTCGATGAATACGGGGGCGTCGCGGGTTTGGTGACTCTCGAGGACATTATCGAGGAGATCGTCGGCGAGATCGAAGATGAGGACATCGAAGAAGAGGAGATCGTCGAGATCATCGAGGCCGATGACGGATACTTCGACGTTCCGGCGTCCGTCGAGATCGGCAAGATCGAGAAGATCTTTGACATCGAGATCGACGACGACGAGGTCACGACAATTGCCGGGCTCGTGATCAGCGAGGCCGGTTACGTTCCCAGGATCGGCGAGAGAATCGAGCTTCACGGACTTGAGGTCGAAATTCTCGGAGCCGATGAAAAGCGTTTGCTCCAGCTTCGTATCAGGAAGATCACGGAGTCGGACGAATCGGACTCGGAAAACGTATAG
- the ruvX gene encoding Holliday junction resolvase RuvX: MQRKEITNSDAFTDISRAPESGRIVALDIGTRNVGVAVCDELQFTVRALRTIKRTNWKALLAETRKLLSEFDAGALVLGLPLNFDGSESEMSADARRLARNYSLSIEVPVFLQDERVSSIAARENLYERGLSLKEIFKKVDAEAAAIILSDFLDVKRNLTSSSAP; encoded by the coding sequence GTGCAACGAAAAGAAATTACTAATTCCGATGCGTTTACAGATATTTCTCGCGCTCCAGAGAGCGGGCGGATCGTCGCGCTCGACATTGGAACCCGGAATGTCGGCGTCGCCGTCTGCGACGAACTCCAGTTCACCGTGCGCGCCCTCCGGACGATCAAGAGAACGAACTGGAAAGCGCTCCTCGCGGAGACACGGAAGTTGCTAAGCGAGTTTGATGCCGGCGCCTTGGTTTTGGGTTTGCCATTGAACTTTGACGGCAGCGAAAGCGAAATGTCCGCCGATGCGCGGCGGCTCGCGAGAAACTATTCATTGTCGATCGAAGTTCCGGTCTTTCTGCAGGACGAACGCGTTTCGTCTATCGCCGCGCGCGAGAATCTTTACGAACGCGGGCTCAGCTTGAAAGAGATCTTCAAGAAAGTTGACGCCGAGGCGGCCGCGATAATTCTCTCGGACTTCCTCGACGTCAAGCGCAACCTCACTTCTTCATCAGCACCGTGA
- a CDS encoding sigma-54-dependent Fis family transcriptional regulator, whose amino-acid sequence MKFKALIIDDDEATLDMMRFRLEADGFAVTTADRGSTALEHIRDTEFDIVLTDFNLPDTNGIEIVRASKEVSPETEIIMITAFGSVDKAIEATKAGAFYYVEKPVKFDDLRVLIEKAVERKQQKREIRELRGRLSSRASYEGIIGGSRAMQDIYEIIDSVAETDANILILGESGTGKEVIANAIHFKSLRSKKPFVKVNCSALPKDLIESQLFGHTKGSFTGATSDKTGFIGQASKGSLLLDEIAEMPVELQPKLLRVLQERVYYSVGSETPQDADFRLISATNRDPMAAIADGFLREDLFYRINTIEIRIPPLRERMEDVPALAEHFLEHYSEKYHRPVNGFAQSAFDQMLNYTWRGNVRELQHSIERAVLLCKTDSITDLRIPGMETVAPSSDAARVRLSTLAVGLSAEEFFDEIGRTVISNLPEAPFDDENRDAFDLLEKGIVRAALTKTGGNKQAASKALNVYRPRLYGIIKRHGLE is encoded by the coding sequence ATGAAGTTCAAGGCATTGATCATTGACGATGACGAGGCGACGCTCGATATGATGAGGTTTCGGCTCGAGGCGGACGGATTCGCCGTGACGACGGCCGATCGCGGTTCGACGGCTCTCGAACATATCCGCGATACCGAGTTCGACATCGTTCTTACTGATTTCAATCTGCCGGACACGAACGGGATCGAGATCGTTCGCGCGTCGAAGGAAGTCTCTCCCGAAACCGAGATCATTATGATCACGGCTTTCGGTTCGGTCGACAAAGCGATCGAAGCGACCAAGGCGGGCGCGTTCTACTATGTCGAAAAGCCGGTCAAATTTGACGATCTGCGGGTGCTGATCGAAAAGGCGGTCGAGCGGAAACAGCAGAAACGAGAGATCCGCGAACTGCGCGGGCGGCTCTCGAGCCGCGCATCGTACGAGGGCATCATCGGCGGAAGCCGTGCGATGCAGGACATTTATGAGATCATCGACAGCGTCGCGGAAACGGATGCGAACATTCTGATCCTCGGCGAATCGGGAACCGGAAAGGAAGTCATCGCCAATGCGATCCACTTCAAGAGCCTCCGCTCGAAAAAGCCGTTTGTTAAGGTCAATTGCTCGGCCTTGCCGAAAGATCTTATCGAATCGCAGCTTTTCGGTCACACGAAGGGCTCGTTCACGGGGGCGACGAGCGACAAAACGGGATTCATCGGCCAGGCATCGAAGGGAAGTCTGCTGCTCGACGAGATCGCCGAAATGCCGGTCGAACTTCAGCCGAAACTGCTTCGTGTTCTTCAGGAACGAGTCTATTACAGCGTCGGGAGCGAAACGCCGCAGGATGCGGACTTTCGACTCATCTCGGCGACCAACCGCGATCCGATGGCGGCGATCGCCGACGGCTTTCTGCGCGAGGATCTTTTTTACAGGATAAACACGATCGAGATCCGAATCCCGCCGCTGCGTGAGAGGATGGAGGACGTACCGGCGCTGGCAGAGCATTTTCTTGAGCATTATTCGGAAAAATACCATCGTCCGGTCAACGGATTTGCGCAGTCGGCGTTCGATCAGATGCTGAATTACACCTGGCGCGGAAACGTCCGCGAACTGCAGCATTCGATCGAGAGAGCGGTCTTGTTGTGCAAGACGGATAGCATCACGGACCTGCGGATCCCTGGAATGGAGACCGTCGCGCCCAGCAGCGACGCCGCGCGGGTTCGTTTGAGCACGCTCGCGGTCGGGCTTTCAGCTGAAGAATTTTTTGACGAGATCGGGCGGACCGTGATTTCGAATCTTCCGGAAGCTCCGTTCGACGACGAGAATCGCGACGCCTTCGATCTGCTTGAAAAAGGGATCGTCCGCGCGGCCCTGACGAAAACGGGTGGCAATAAACAGGCCGCATCGAAGGCCCTGAACGTCTACCGGCCGAGGCTTTACGGCATTATCAAGCGCCACGGACTGGAATGA
- a CDS encoding deoxyhypusine synthase, whose amino-acid sequence MRKKKSKFLSGKRIDPTPIDGKTNLADLIDESFMAYNAARLREACQLFTKKMLEPDVTIGVTLTGALTPAGLGISALIPLIKAGFIDWIISTGANLYHDTHFGIGLSLHQGDAKLDDRILRDEEVVRIFDIFFDYSVLLDTDEFFRRLIEHDEFQRPMSSAEFHYLAGKYIREREKKLGIKEKSLLAVAYEYGVPVYTSSPGDSSIGMNIAAKELQGGKLVLNPNLDVNETASIVLAAKRGVVHTGKKQKKGGKSAIFILGGGSPKNFALQTEPQIQEVLGIDEKGHDYFLQVTDARPDTGGLSGATPAEAVSWGKVDPDKLPDAVVAYIDSTVALPLITAYALARHDPREPKRLYDRRDEFMELLKKEYERSTRR is encoded by the coding sequence ATGAGAAAAAAGAAGAGCAAATTCCTTTCGGGCAAGCGGATCGATCCGACACCGATCGATGGCAAAACGAACCTCGCCGATCTCATCGACGAATCGTTTATGGCTTACAATGCCGCGCGCCTGCGGGAAGCGTGCCAGCTTTTTACGAAAAAGATGCTCGAGCCCGACGTGACGATCGGCGTCACGCTTACCGGAGCGCTGACGCCGGCCGGCCTCGGAATATCAGCACTGATCCCGTTGATCAAGGCCGGATTCATCGACTGGATCATTTCGACCGGGGCGAATCTTTACCACGACACGCATTTCGGGATCGGGCTGTCGCTTCACCAGGGAGACGCAAAGCTCGACGACCGCATCTTGCGCGACGAAGAAGTGGTGCGGATCTTCGACATCTTTTTCGACTATTCCGTCCTGCTCGACACGGATGAGTTCTTCCGGCGCCTGATCGAACACGATGAATTTCAAAGGCCTATGAGTTCCGCCGAGTTTCATTATCTCGCCGGCAAGTACATCCGCGAACGGGAGAAGAAACTCGGCATCAAAGAGAAATCGCTGCTCGCCGTCGCCTATGAATACGGTGTTCCCGTTTACACGTCATCGCCGGGCGATTCGTCGATCGGGATGAACATTGCGGCGAAGGAACTACAGGGCGGCAAACTGGTCCTGAATCCGAATCTCGACGTCAATGAAACGGCGTCGATCGTGCTCGCGGCGAAGCGCGGAGTCGTGCATACCGGCAAAAAGCAGAAGAAGGGCGGCAAATCGGCGATCTTCATTCTCGGCGGCGGCAGTCCGAAGAACTTCGCGCTCCAGACCGAGCCGCAGATCCAGGAAGTTCTCGGGATCGACGAGAAGGGGCACGACTACTTTCTGCAGGTCACGGACGCGCGTCCTGACACGGGCGGATTGTCGGGCGCCACACCGGCCGAGGCGGTCAGCTGGGGAAAGGTCGATCCGGACAAGCTTCCCGACGCGGTCGTCGCCTATATCGACTCGACGGTCGCGTTGCCGCTGATCACCGCATATGCATTGGCCCGTCACGACCCGCGGGAACCGAAACGGCTTTACGACCGCCGCGACGAGTTTATGGAACTGTTGAAGAAGGAATACGAGAGATCGACAAGACGGTAG
- a CDS encoding chitosanase gives MKLLSAQKRIIERVINVFESGTPAGNYSAISIYADGPNDVRQITYGRSQTTEYGNLRDLVQRYVAANGTFSKKLKPFAEKVGSVPLTDNSEFKDLLRKAGRDDAVMRNVQDRFFDDRYYKPAMKWASDHGFILPLSALVIYDSFIHSGGVLWVIRQMFPENPPDLGGNEIEWTTAYVNARHIWLGNHHREAVRKTVYRTQCFKNEIAKGNWTLSTLPINANGTKVS, from the coding sequence ATGAAACTTCTTTCAGCGCAGAAACGAATTATCGAGCGAGTCATCAATGTTTTCGAGAGCGGGACTCCGGCGGGAAACTATTCGGCGATCTCGATCTATGCCGACGGGCCGAATGACGTTCGGCAGATCACGTACGGGCGTTCGCAAACGACGGAGTACGGCAATCTGCGCGATCTGGTCCAACGCTACGTGGCGGCCAACGGGACATTCTCGAAAAAGCTCAAGCCGTTTGCCGAAAAGGTTGGGAGCGTCCCTTTGACCGACAATTCCGAATTCAAGGATCTGCTGCGAAAGGCGGGACGCGACGACGCCGTGATGCGCAACGTTCAGGATCGGTTCTTTGATGATCGTTATTACAAACCGGCAATGAAGTGGGCGTCGGACCACGGATTCATACTGCCGCTTTCGGCGCTTGTGATCTATGATTCGTTCATTCACAGCGGCGGCGTTTTGTGGGTGATCCGCCAGATGTTTCCCGAAAATCCGCCGGATCTCGGCGGCAACGAGATCGAGTGGACGACCGCCTATGTGAACGCGCGCCATATCTGGCTTGGCAATCACCATCGCGAGGCAGTTCGCAAAACCGTTTACCGGACGCAATGTTTCAAGAACGAGATCGCGAAGGGAAACTGGACGCTTTCAACATTGCCGATAAACGCGAATGGAACAAAAGTATCTTAG
- a CDS encoding RHS repeat-associated core domain-containing protein yields MGRLTSHQQHTDGETYSTAYSYNLSGALIEETYPSDRVIKNTVNQDGELSMVQSKKNPDFGYYAYAFGFSYDTNGAIKKLRLGNGRWETYSYNNRMQVEKIGLGTTDSTENIDILKLEFGYGKWESGTLNTDKNNGSMAQQKITVPTVGGTSGFTADQQYFYDGLNRLESAKETILGTETWKQAFDYDRYGNRRIDAANTTAPANCTSAICNPTFSTATNRISSSGYAYDADGNLTQNAAGERFGYDQENRQKEFYVNGNNGTTPDATYYYDGEGRRVKKISSTETTVFVYDGASRLVAEYSTALAETQQVSYLTTDHLGSPRLITNQNGAVTKRQDFAAFGDETLTAQRASGLGYTSTDELRQDYTGYQKDNESGLEYAQARYYNTAHGRFTSVDPLTASATIRDPQSFNRYSYVLNSPYKFTDPLGLAARTSASFCAQWCQNSGSYVDGSAFRGRDTTFGHLKTINEIWREWWDSVVAASEGTSDADLIAAIQAGNAASQGSPKEGEPASESTGTAPPVANSTSSSLASQPLSLIQYLKEIWGVGAQINDEGFGGEITEEVNGLINAVARNIREVYRRAAKYERFRMDNPDKQKEIARRFQALGEYLIKQTDAIGREFDAPRYAVYIDIIGRTDRYSYSYSELTREVASLFNQAMNTAFRDVRRSFASKGRRAL; encoded by the coding sequence ATGGGCCGCCTCACGTCGCATCAGCAACATACGGACGGCGAGACCTATTCGACCGCCTATTCATATAATCTTTCGGGCGCGCTGATCGAGGAAACCTATCCGTCGGATCGCGTCATCAAAAATACCGTGAACCAGGACGGCGAACTATCGATGGTGCAGAGCAAAAAGAACCCGGACTTCGGGTATTACGCCTATGCCTTCGGATTCAGCTACGACACGAACGGCGCGATCAAGAAACTCCGTCTCGGGAACGGCCGCTGGGAAACCTATTCCTACAACAACCGGATGCAGGTCGAGAAGATCGGGCTCGGCACGACCGATTCGACCGAGAACATTGACATTTTGAAACTTGAATTCGGATACGGCAAATGGGAAAGCGGAACGCTCAACACGGACAAGAACAATGGCTCGATGGCGCAGCAGAAGATCACGGTCCCGACGGTCGGGGGCACGTCGGGCTTTACCGCCGACCAGCAGTATTTCTACGACGGACTGAACCGGCTTGAATCGGCAAAAGAGACGATCTTGGGCACGGAAACCTGGAAACAAGCCTTTGATTACGATCGGTACGGCAACAGACGGATCGACGCCGCCAATACCACGGCACCGGCGAACTGCACTTCGGCCATCTGCAATCCGACATTCTCGACCGCGACGAACCGCATCTCGTCGAGCGGGTATGCATACGATGCCGACGGAAATCTGACCCAGAATGCCGCCGGCGAAAGGTTCGGCTACGATCAGGAAAACCGACAGAAAGAGTTTTACGTCAACGGCAACAACGGAACGACGCCCGATGCCACCTATTATTACGACGGCGAGGGACGCCGCGTGAAGAAGATCTCATCGACCGAGACGACCGTTTTCGTCTATGATGGAGCATCAAGGCTTGTCGCCGAGTATTCGACGGCGCTGGCCGAGACGCAGCAGGTAAGCTATTTGACAACCGATCACTTGGGAAGCCCGCGCCTGATCACGAACCAGAACGGAGCGGTCACAAAGCGTCAGGACTTCGCCGCGTTCGGCGACGAGACGCTCACCGCCCAGCGTGCAAGCGGACTCGGGTACACGAGCACGGACGAACTGCGTCAGGATTACACCGGCTATCAGAAGGACAACGAATCGGGCCTCGAATACGCGCAGGCGAGATACTACAACACCGCCCACGGCCGGTTCACGTCGGTCGATCCCCTGACCGCCAGCGCGACGATCCGCGACCCGCAGTCGTTCAACCGCTATTCCTACGTTCTCAATTCCCCGTACAAGTTCACTGACCCGCTGGGATTGGCGGCCCGGACATCAGCAAGCTTCTGCGCGCAATGGTGCCAAAACAGCGGCAGTTATGTTGACGGATCCGCATTTCGGGGACGGGACACGACGTTTGGACACCTCAAAACCATAAACGAGATTTGGCGAGAATGGTGGGATTCGGTGGTAGCGGCGTCGGAGGGAACCTCGGACGCGGACCTCATCGCTGCGATTCAGGCCGGAAATGCTGCAAGTCAGGGAAGTCCAAAGGAAGGTGAACCGGCATCGGAATCAACGGGTACCGCCCCGCCGGTCGCAAACTCGACATCTTCTAGTCTGGCATCGCAGCCTCTAAGCTTAATTCAGTATTTGAAGGAAATTTGGGGGGTTGGAGCGCAGATTAACGACGAAGGCTTCGGAGGTGAAATAACGGAAGAGGTCAATGGTTTGATAAACGCCGTGGCACGAAACATCCGCGAGGTCTACCGACGCGCTGCGAAGTACGAACGATTCAGAATGGACAACCCTGACAAACAAAAGGAGATTGCAAGAAGATTCCAGGCACTCGGTGAGTATTTGATCAAACAAACTGATGCGATCGGTAGAGAGTTTGACGCCCCGCGCTATGCTGTGTACATCGATATTATTGGTCGGACAGATCGATATTCTTATTCGTATAGTGAACTTACCCGGGAAGTGGCTTCACTGTTTAATCAAGCGATGAATACCGCATTTCGCGATGTCCGCAGGTCGTTTGCGTCTAAAGGGAGGAGAGCGTTATGA
- a CDS encoding peroxiredoxin — MAIRLGDTAPDFTAETTQGTINFHEWLGDSWGVLFSHPKDYTPVCTTELGMAARLKPEFEKRNVKVIGLSVDPLDSHIGWEKDIEETQGTAVNFPMIADSDRKVSDLYDMIHPNANDTFTVRSVFVIGPDKKVKLTLTYPASTGRNFDEILRVIDSLQLTANYSVATPVNWKDGDDCIIVPALSNEAAKEKFPAGWREVKPYLRITKQPNK; from the coding sequence ATGGCAATCAGATTAGGTGATACCGCCCCCGATTTTACCGCCGAGACCACACAGGGAACGATTAATTTCCACGAATGGCTCGGTGATAGTTGGGGAGTTTTGTTTTCGCATCCGAAGGATTACACGCCCGTTTGCACCACCGAACTCGGTATGGCCGCAAGGCTCAAGCCCGAGTTTGAGAAACGCAACGTCAAAGTGATCGGACTCAGCGTCGACCCGCTCGACTCGCACATTGGTTGGGAAAAGGATATCGAGGAAACGCAAGGCACGGCCGTCAATTTCCCGATGATCGCCGATTCCGACCGCAAGGTTTCGGATCTTTACGATATGATCCATCCGAACGCGAACGACACCTTTACGGTTCGTTCGGTCTTCGTCATCGGCCCCGACAAGAAGGTCAAGCTGACTCTAACCTATCCGGCAAGCACCGGCCGCAATTTCGACGAGATCCTGCGCGTCATCGATTCGCTTCAATTGACCGCAAATTACAGCGTTGCGACTCCCGTCAACTGGAAGGACGGCGACGACTGCATCATCGTTCCGGCGCTTTCGAACGAAGCCGCGAAGGAGAAGTTCCCGGCCGGCTGGCGGGAGGTCAAGCCGTATTTGCGGATCACCAAGCAACCGAACAAGTGA